From a single Raphanus sativus cultivar WK10039 chromosome 3, ASM80110v3, whole genome shotgun sequence genomic region:
- the LOC108847997 gene encoding protein NLP8, producing the protein MEHPFASRDEGFGCYQDMSTEEMDGLSFGSGVRNLMSDHMLNSSNSNSELMNFDSFSTWCNSPSYATDVLFAQYGLSTSQSMPFGAITSSPTLSGLTRSFHDLESSFHGEETSLVPEMSSGKRRRMTNQKNGLPNLMNSTIPRSLSHSLDEKMLKALSLFIESTGSGEGMLAQVWTPIKIGDQHMLSTCDQAYLLDPRLSQYREVSRKFTFASEANQCSFPGLPGRVFISGVPEWTSNVLYYKTEEYLRMQHAVDNQVRGSIAIPVLEASGKTCCAVMELVTSKEKTNFDKEMDSVCRALQAVNLRTSMCPRPQYLSSNQKAALAEIQDVLRAVCHAHRLPLALAWIPCSYGKKKGKDQPVNSGESCVLCVEETACYVNDIKMEGFVHVCLEHCLRAKEGIVGKAFVSNQPFFSSDVKAYDISEYPLVQHARKYGLNAAVAIKLRSTYTGEDDYILELFLPLSMKGSLEQQLLLDSLSGTMQRICRTLTTVSDVGEAGLSKFSQTKCSGKYQTMASDSELNSTRNIFSDISSDKDNSSTNEQDMRTQEKKKSTTEKNVSLSVLQQHFSGSLKDAAKSLGVCPTTLKRICRQHGIMRWPSRKINKVNRSLRKIQTVLDSVQGVEGGLKFDSATGEFVAVCPISKELDTQKDQEDVAQDTTFELLEAKSVDNAIKLEEDIITNGSFLEVDDSVKQWAWMAKQSSFHGSEGIKNNGNLSSQAIRCSGNINEPDQSMSCSMSGSSNGSGAAMLRSSSTSMDDCNQMRSHKSNSSESGPTTLTVKATYLEDTIRFKFGPSLGCSQLYKEIGKRFKLQEESFQLKYLDDEEEWVMLVTDSDLQECLEILYGMGKHTVKFLVRELSAPIGSSAGSNGYLGTCL; encoded by the exons ATGGAACACCCTTTTGCTTCAAGAGACGAGGGGTTTGGATGTTATCAAGATATGTCAACAGAAGAGATGGATGGTTTAAGCTTTGGTTCTGGCGTTAGGAATTTGATGTCAGATCATATGCTTAACTCTTCCAACTCGAACTCGGAGCTTATGAACTTCGACTCTTTCTCCACGTGGTGCAACAGCCCTTCTTATGCTACTGATGTCTTGTTCGCTCAATATGGTCTATCGACCTCTCAGTCTATGCCCTTTGGAGCTATCACCTCATCTCCTACTTTATCAGGTCTTACTCGTTCGTTCCATGATTTGGAAAGCTCTTTCCATGGTGAAGAAACATCGTTAGTACCGGAAATGAGCTCTGGTAAACGACGCAGGATGACTAATCAGAAGAATGGTTTGCCTAACTTGATGAACTCTACTATTCCTAGGTCTTTGAGCCACTCATTAGATGAGAAGATGCTCAAGGCATTAAGCTTGTTCATAGAGTCCACAGGTTCAGGGGAGGGCATGTTAGCACAGGTCTGGACCCCTATTAAGATAGGAGACCAGCACATGCTCAGTACATGTGATCAGGCCTATTTGCTAGACCCGAGGCTTTCTCAGTACCGTGAAGTCTCAAGGAAATTCACTTTTGCTTCTGAAGCGAATCAGTGCTCTTTCCCTGGTCTTCCTGGCCGTGTCTTCATCTCCGGAGTACCTGAGTGGACATCAAACGTTTTGTATTACAAGACGGAGGAGTATCTGCGTATGCAGCATGCAGTAGATAACCAAGTCCGTGGTTCCATTGCAATACCTGTCCTTGAAGCTTCTGGGAAGACTTGTTGTGCTGTCATGGAGCTCGTCACTTCCAAGGAAAAAACCAATTTTGATAAGGAGATGGACTCTGTTTGCCGTGCCCTCCAG gcTGTAAACTTACGGACATCAATGTGCCCTCGCCCTCAG TACCTTTCAAGTAATCAAAAAGCTGCCTTAGCGGAAATACAAGATGTTCTCAGAGCAGTATGTCATGCACACAGGTTGCCTTTAGCTCTAGCCTGGATTCCTTGTAGTTACGGCAAGAAAAAGGGAAAGGATCAACCTGTAAACTCAGGTGAAAGTTGTGTTCTTTGCGTCGAGGAAACAGCTTGTTATGTGAATGATATAAAGATGGAAGGCTTTGTTCACGTTTGTTTGGAGCATTGTCTAAGAGCAAAAGAAGGAATCGTTGGCAAAGCTTTCGTATCAAACCAGCCCTTCTTTTCTTCTGATGTGAAGGCTTATGACATCAGCGAGTACCCTCTTGTTCAGCATGCTCGAAAGTACGGTCTAAACGCTGCTGTTGCTATAAAACTGAGAAGCACTTACACTGGTGAAGATGATTACATACTTGAACTATTCTTGCCTCTGAGTATGAAAGGAAGCTTGGAGCAGCAGCTTCTATTAGACAGCCTTTCGGGTACTATGCAGAGAATTTGTCGAACTCTTACTACTGTTTCAGATGTAGGGGAAGCTGGATTGTCTAAGTTCTCGCAGACCAAATGCTCAGGAAAATATCAGACGATGGCATCAGATTCTGAACTGAACTCTACTAGAAATATATTTTCGGATATATCCTCTGATAAAGATAACAGTAGTACTAATGAGCAG GATATGAGgacacaagagaagaagaaaagcacAACGGAGAAGAATGTGAGCTTAAGTGTTCTACAACAACATTTTTCTGGGAGTCTAAAGGATGCTGCAAAAAGTCTTGGTG TTTGTCCCACTACACTAAAACGGATATGCAGACAACATGGGATCATGAGGTGGCCATCTCGTAAGATTAATAAAGTGAACAGGTCGTTAAGGAAAATACAGACGGTTCTTGACTCTGTCCAGGGTGTGGAAGGAGGACTCAAGTTTGACTCAGCGACAGGCGAGTTCGTTGCAGTTTGCCCTATTAGTAAAGAACTTGATACCCAGAAGGATCAGGAAGATGTGGCTCAAGATACTACGTTTGAGCTCTTGGAAGCTAAATCAGTCGACAATGCAATTAAGTTAGAGGAGGACATCATCACAAACG GATCATTCTTGGAGGTTGATGACAGTGTTAAGCAATGGGCTTGGATGGCTAAACAATCTAGCTTCCATGGAAGTGAAGGAATAAAGAACAATGGCAACTTGAGCTCTCAGGCAATCAGATGCAGTGGCAATATCAACGAACCTGACCAGTCCATGTCATGCAGCATGTCAGGTTCATCAAATGGCTCAGGTGCAGCTATGCTCAGAAGCTCATCTACTTCAATGGACGATTGTAACCAAATGAGATCCCACAAAAGCAATAGCAGCGAGAGTGGACCAACAACGCTCACTGTAAAGGCTACTTATCTAGAAGATACAATACGTTTCAAGTTCGGACCGTCGCTTGGGTGTTCTCAGCTCTACAAAGAAATTGGGAAACGGTTTAAACTGCAAGAGGAGTCATTTCAACTCAAGTACTTAGACGACGAAGAAGAGTGGGTGATGCTGGTTACAGATTCTGATCTCCAAGAGTGTTTGGAGATATTATACGGTATGGGAAAACACACGGTGAAGTTTCTAGTTCGTGAGTTGTCTGCGCCTATAGGTAGTTCTGCTGGCAGCAACGGTTACCTAGGAACATGTTTATAA